A region of Planococcus sp. MSAK28401 DNA encodes the following proteins:
- a CDS encoding TetR/AcrR family transcriptional regulator encodes MPTSTTKRDDILDSALTLFAERGFDATTIPMIATDAKVGAGTIYRYFANKEMLVNTLFQHYVTLFKEALEKDYPEGAGIREQFHHLFQGMIRFTNEHDHALYFIKTHTSAYFLDAESREQFSHLLMILEDFFEAGKQQGQIRELPSKALIAIIFGGFLQLYQLIRVGELEASTELLAGVEESCWDAVRHHS; translated from the coding sequence ATGCCCACATCCACCACGAAACGAGATGATATTCTCGATAGCGCGCTGACCTTGTTTGCCGAACGCGGCTTTGATGCCACGACGATCCCGATGATCGCGACCGATGCCAAAGTCGGAGCGGGGACAATTTACCGTTATTTCGCCAATAAAGAAATGCTCGTCAATACCTTGTTCCAGCATTATGTCACCTTGTTCAAGGAGGCGCTGGAGAAAGACTATCCTGAGGGAGCGGGCATTCGTGAGCAATTCCATCATTTATTCCAAGGGATGATCCGCTTTACGAACGAGCACGATCATGCTTTGTATTTCATTAAAACCCATACATCCGCTTATTTTCTGGACGCCGAAAGCCGTGAGCAATTCAGCCATTTGCTGATGATCCTCGAAGATTTCTTCGAGGCTGGAAAACAGCAAGGGCAGATCCGTGAACTTCCGTCCAAGGCGCTGATCGCCATTATCTTCGGTGGCTTTTTGCAACTCTATCAATTGATCCGCGTAGGAGAACTTGAAGCCTCGACGGAACTACTGGCAGGAGTCGAGGAAAGCTGCTGGGATGCTGTGCGTCATCATTCGTGA
- a CDS encoding aldo/keto reductase — protein MKNDLIIKNKLGLGTAPLGNMFRDVPGDEAMATIESAWNEGIRYFDTAPFYGAGLAELRLGEILPSYNRDEYLLSSKVGRIVLEEEEEKEGLFEFGRKNKIHTDYTESGTLRSIEDSLKRLKTDRLDMVYVHDISPDFLGDEWVTKFDEARTGAFKVLDRLRDEGVIKAWGLGVNTTTPIEVALELEEAHPDLSLSATQYTLLQHERALERMMPLAEKTDGGLVIGSAFNSGALLGGDHFDYAEITPEIKQRVARFNDVAQNHGVHLKDAALQFSTAHPAVKAVVTGSTRPDRIKEDLAAMTADIPSAFWDELVDKGLVSPKAVLPKK, from the coding sequence ATGAAAAACGATTTAATCATAAAAAACAAGCTCGGCCTCGGAACAGCGCCGCTTGGCAATATGTTCCGGGACGTGCCGGGAGACGAAGCGATGGCGACCATCGAATCTGCTTGGAATGAGGGGATCCGTTATTTCGATACGGCACCATTTTACGGGGCAGGGCTTGCGGAGCTTCGCCTCGGTGAAATTTTGCCTTCGTACAACCGCGACGAATACTTGCTGAGCTCAAAAGTCGGCCGTATCGTATTAGAGGAAGAAGAGGAAAAAGAAGGCCTGTTTGAATTTGGCCGCAAGAATAAAATCCACACCGATTACACGGAATCGGGCACGCTGCGTTCGATCGAAGACAGCTTGAAGCGGCTGAAAACAGATCGCTTGGATATGGTCTATGTGCACGATATCTCCCCGGACTTTCTTGGCGATGAATGGGTCACGAAATTCGATGAAGCACGAACAGGGGCTTTTAAAGTGCTCGACCGCTTAAGAGACGAAGGCGTCATCAAAGCATGGGGCCTTGGGGTCAATACGACCACGCCGATCGAAGTCGCACTCGAACTGGAAGAAGCACACCCTGATTTGAGCTTGTCTGCGACGCAGTATACGCTGTTGCAGCATGAACGCGCATTAGAGCGCATGATGCCGCTTGCTGAGAAAACAGATGGCGGCCTTGTCATCGGCTCGGCATTCAATTCCGGCGCATTGCTTGGCGGCGATCATTTCGATTATGCAGAAATCACGCCAGAAATCAAACAGCGGGTGGCACGCTTTAATGACGTCGCTCAAAACCACGGCGTACATTTGAAAGATGCAGCTTTGCAATTTTCAACGGCGCATCCAGCAGTAAAAGCGGTCGTCACCGGATCCACACGGCCAGACCGCATCAAGGAAGACTTGGCCGCTATGACAGCGGATATCCCGTCTGCCTTCTGGGACGAACTCGTCGATAAAGGCCTCGTATCTCCGAAAGCCGTATTGCCGAAAAAATGA
- a CDS encoding bifunctional cytochrome P450/NADPH--P450 reductase, which yields MIEMKNLPQPKSYGPLGNLPLIDKEKPVQSFMQQARELGPIYQFHFPGRASTFVSSAELAAEICDETRFDKKIGPALQKVRAFGGDGLFTSGTEEPNWKKAHNILLPSFSQQAMKGYHDKMIDLASQLVQKWARLNPNEEIDVPDDMTRLTLDTIGLCGFNYRFNSFYREDSHPFIEKMVRALDESMSQTQRLGIQDKLMVRSKQQFKEDIDYMFNLVDQLIAERKQAGDQGEDDLLGHMLKGKDPETGESLDDENIRFQIITFLIAGHETTSGLLSFAIQYLLKHPDKLAKAYAEVDEVLGDATPSFKQVKQLKYVRMILNEALRLWPTAPAFSVYAKEDTTLAGKYEVEKGEAFTLLIPELHRDTSVWGQDAESFRPERFEDISKIPHHAYKPFGNGQRACIGQQFALHEAVLVLGMVLQHFELIDHTDYQLEVKETLTFKPDGLTMKVKPRRKVQMFQAPAVEEPEQAPEVEQAIDSHGTPLLVLYGSNLGTAQGVARELSETARFKGFDAKVAAMDDYAGNLPAEGAVVIVSASYNGNPPDNAVRFMEWLSTDSDLQGITYSVFGCGDRNWATTYQRVPSIIDEQLSANGASQLIERGEGDASEDFDGELEKWQQSLWPALAEQFGLDLETNAQASNQLSMEFISGVSHTPVARAYDAFTAVVAGNEELLKTQERSTRHIEIQLPEGAVYQEGDHLGVLPENSVGLVERVLNRFGLKGEDHVVLEGSSGRSDHLPTGHPVQLAQLLTSYVELQEPATRAQLRELAKSNPCPPHKQELEGLVEDETYKREVLAKRLTMLELLERFMSCEMEFENFLALLPALKARYYSISSSPRVSSSKASITVSVVKGAAWSGMGEYEGVASNYLAKRDAEDKIACFIRTPQTAFQLPENPETPLVMVGPGTGIAPFRGFIQARNMLKEQGSQLGVAQLYFGCRHAQEDFLYEEELKQAEQLGLIELHSAFSRQQQEKVYVQHLMEQNAQEILGLLEQGGHLYICGDGGKMAPAVEQSLVRSYQELRNATHEQALVWLGELEQSGRFAKDVWSAS from the coding sequence ATGATTGAAATGAAAAACCTTCCACAACCGAAATCCTACGGCCCGCTTGGCAATTTGCCATTGATCGATAAAGAAAAGCCGGTGCAATCGTTCATGCAGCAAGCGCGTGAACTTGGGCCGATCTATCAATTCCATTTCCCGGGGCGTGCCAGCACGTTTGTATCAAGTGCGGAACTGGCCGCGGAAATCTGTGACGAGACGCGCTTTGATAAAAAGATTGGGCCGGCTCTCCAGAAAGTCCGCGCATTCGGTGGAGATGGCTTGTTCACGAGTGGAACCGAAGAACCGAACTGGAAGAAAGCCCATAATATCCTGTTGCCAAGTTTCAGCCAGCAAGCGATGAAGGGCTATCACGACAAGATGATCGACCTCGCGTCGCAATTGGTGCAGAAATGGGCACGGCTCAATCCAAACGAGGAAATCGATGTGCCGGATGACATGACGCGTTTGACGCTCGATACGATCGGCTTATGCGGATTCAATTACCGCTTCAATAGTTTTTACCGAGAGGATTCCCATCCGTTCATCGAGAAGATGGTGCGGGCGTTGGATGAATCAATGAGCCAAACGCAGCGTCTCGGCATCCAGGACAAGCTAATGGTACGCTCGAAGCAGCAGTTCAAAGAAGACATCGATTATATGTTCAACTTGGTCGACCAATTGATCGCAGAACGTAAACAAGCGGGCGACCAGGGGGAAGATGACTTACTGGGGCATATGCTGAAAGGCAAAGACCCGGAAACCGGCGAATCCTTGGATGATGAGAACATTCGCTTCCAGATCATCACTTTCTTGATCGCGGGGCATGAAACGACGAGCGGTTTATTGTCGTTCGCGATCCAGTACCTATTGAAGCATCCGGATAAATTAGCAAAAGCCTATGCCGAAGTGGACGAAGTGCTCGGCGATGCAACGCCTTCGTTCAAGCAAGTGAAGCAATTGAAATATGTGCGCATGATTTTAAATGAAGCGCTGCGTCTGTGGCCAACCGCGCCAGCATTTTCCGTCTATGCGAAAGAAGATACGACGCTTGCCGGCAAGTACGAGGTCGAAAAAGGCGAAGCATTCACTTTGCTGATTCCGGAACTCCACCGCGACACGAGCGTTTGGGGACAAGATGCCGAAAGTTTCCGGCCGGAACGTTTTGAAGACATCTCGAAAATCCCGCATCATGCATACAAGCCGTTCGGCAACGGACAGCGCGCATGCATCGGGCAGCAATTCGCACTTCACGAAGCGGTGCTCGTGCTCGGCATGGTGCTGCAGCATTTCGAGCTGATCGACCACACCGATTACCAGCTCGAAGTGAAAGAAACTTTGACCTTCAAACCAGACGGATTGACGATGAAAGTGAAACCGAGACGAAAAGTGCAGATGTTCCAGGCGCCAGCAGTTGAAGAGCCAGAACAAGCGCCGGAAGTCGAGCAAGCGATTGACTCGCACGGCACGCCGCTATTGGTACTTTACGGATCCAACCTCGGGACAGCACAAGGCGTTGCCCGGGAGCTCTCGGAAACGGCACGCTTTAAAGGCTTTGATGCGAAAGTTGCCGCAATGGACGATTATGCAGGAAACCTTCCGGCTGAAGGGGCGGTCGTCATCGTATCGGCTTCCTATAACGGCAACCCGCCGGATAATGCCGTGCGTTTTATGGAGTGGCTATCGACTGATAGTGATTTACAAGGCATCACATACAGCGTCTTCGGCTGCGGCGACCGCAACTGGGCAACGACCTATCAGCGCGTGCCGAGCATTATCGATGAACAGCTGTCGGCGAATGGTGCATCCCAGCTTATCGAACGCGGCGAAGGCGATGCCAGCGAGGACTTCGACGGCGAGCTTGAGAAATGGCAGCAATCCTTGTGGCCGGCACTCGCGGAACAGTTCGGGCTCGATCTGGAAACAAACGCGCAAGCCAGCAATCAATTGTCGATGGAATTCATCAGCGGCGTCAGCCACACACCGGTCGCTCGAGCATACGATGCCTTCACGGCAGTAGTTGCCGGCAATGAGGAGCTATTGAAGACACAGGAACGCAGCACCCGCCATATCGAGATCCAATTGCCTGAAGGGGCAGTGTATCAAGAAGGCGACCACCTCGGTGTGTTGCCGGAGAACTCTGTTGGGCTCGTGGAACGAGTGTTGAACCGCTTTGGCTTGAAAGGGGAAGACCATGTAGTCCTTGAAGGAAGTTCTGGGCGGTCCGATCATTTACCGACAGGGCACCCGGTCCAGCTCGCGCAACTGCTCACAAGCTATGTGGAATTGCAGGAACCCGCAACGCGCGCGCAACTCCGTGAACTCGCGAAAAGCAATCCGTGCCCGCCGCATAAACAAGAGCTTGAAGGATTGGTGGAAGACGAAACGTATAAACGCGAAGTGCTCGCGAAGCGGTTGACGATGCTTGAATTGCTCGAGCGCTTTATGTCTTGCGAAATGGAGTTCGAGAACTTCTTGGCTTTATTGCCCGCATTGAAAGCCCGCTACTACTCGATCTCCAGTTCGCCGCGTGTCTCATCCAGCAAAGCGAGCATCACGGTCAGCGTCGTAAAAGGTGCGGCTTGGAGCGGAATGGGTGAATACGAAGGCGTCGCCTCCAATTATTTGGCGAAGCGCGATGCGGAAGATAAAATCGCATGCTTTATACGGACGCCTCAAACTGCTTTCCAATTGCCGGAAAACCCGGAAACGCCGCTCGTCATGGTCGGCCCAGGAACCGGCATCGCACCGTTCCGTGGCTTTATCCAAGCACGAAATATGTTGAAAGAACAAGGGTCCCAACTCGGCGTAGCGCAGCTGTATTTCGGCTGCCGCCATGCACAAGAGGATTTCTTATATGAAGAAGAATTGAAGCAAGCCGAGCAGCTTGGCTTGATCGAGTTGCACAGCGCCTTCTCGAGACAACAGCAAGAGAAAGTCTATGTGCAGCATTTGATGGAACAGAACGCACAGGAAATTCTCGGGCTGTTGGAACAGGGGGGACATTTGTATATTTGCGGTGATGGCGGCAAGATGGCACCAGCCGTGGAGCAAAGCTTGGTCCGCAGCTATCAGGAGTTGCGAAACGCGACGCATGAACAAGCGTTGGTGTGGCTCGGGGAACTTGAACAATCCGGCCGTTTTGCGAAAGACGTTTGGTCGGCTTCGTAA
- the arr gene encoding NAD(+)--rifampin ADP-ribosyltransferase yields MDGKKDILDPGPFFHGTKAQLKIGNLLVAQNLSNYQDKKSNYIYFTATLEAAKWGAELAAGDLPERIYIVEPTGTFENDPNLTDKRFPGNPTRSYRSKSPPKIVAELASWERHSEEQIQHMLDSLKSLREQGKAIIID; encoded by the coding sequence ATGGATGGTAAAAAAGATATCTTGGATCCAGGCCCGTTTTTCCATGGAACAAAGGCACAACTGAAAATCGGGAATCTACTGGTAGCGCAGAATTTATCGAATTATCAAGATAAAAAATCCAATTACATCTATTTCACCGCCACACTCGAAGCAGCCAAATGGGGTGCGGAACTCGCTGCTGGGGATTTGCCGGAACGGATCTACATCGTCGAACCGACAGGCACATTCGAAAACGACCCGAATTTGACCGACAAGCGGTTTCCCGGGAACCCGACACGCTCCTACCGCTCCAAATCACCACCGAAAATCGTCGCTGAACTCGCTTCTTGGGAACGCCACAGCGAGGAGCAAATCCAGCATATGCTCGATTCGCTGAAATCACTTCGTGAACAAGGCAAAGCAATTATTATTGATTGA
- a CDS encoding AIM24 family protein, with protein sequence MSKYSIKQFVQQTKQEESARDFFELETDRLLEVNLNGQVWAKAGSMISYEGNIKFEREGMLEHGLGKFVKKALSGEGAQLMKANGQGKLYVADSGKKITILDLEGESIFINGNDLLAFQDGLDWDIKLMRRVAGMMAGGLFNVRLEGHGLVAFTSHYEPLTLLVTPDTPVFTDPNATVAWSGNLEPDFVTDVQLKSFFGRGSGESVQMKFSGNGFVVVQPFEEIYHAPQG encoded by the coding sequence ATGTCGAAGTATTCCATCAAGCAATTTGTCCAGCAAACCAAACAGGAAGAAAGCGCGCGCGACTTTTTTGAACTCGAAACAGACCGCCTGCTCGAAGTGAATTTGAACGGCCAAGTGTGGGCCAAAGCGGGCTCGATGATTTCCTATGAAGGCAATATCAAATTCGAGCGCGAAGGTATGCTCGAGCACGGCCTCGGGAAATTCGTCAAAAAAGCGCTCAGCGGAGAAGGCGCCCAGTTGATGAAAGCGAACGGCCAAGGCAAACTCTACGTCGCGGACAGCGGCAAGAAAATCACCATTTTAGATCTTGAAGGTGAAAGCATCTTCATCAACGGCAACGACTTGCTCGCATTTCAGGACGGGCTCGATTGGGACATCAAATTGATGCGCCGCGTCGCCGGAATGATGGCGGGCGGATTATTCAATGTCCGCCTGGAAGGCCACGGCCTCGTCGCTTTCACCTCCCATTACGAGCCGCTCACCTTGCTCGTCACTCCGGATACGCCAGTGTTCACCGACCCGAACGCAACCGTCGCATGGTCAGGTAATTTGGAACCTGATTTTGTTACCGACGTGCAGTTGAAAAGCTTTTTCGGCAGAGGCAGCGGAGAATCCGTACAGATGAAATTCTCCGGAAATGGCTTCGTCGTCGTTCAGCCGTTCGAGGAAATCTACCACGCACCCCAAGGCTAA
- a CDS encoding zf-HC2 domain-containing protein, translating to MTCHDIGTLQAYLDGEVSREEKKRIMKHLENCAICRGAVSELQQLQAFYENKLDLDGEDIDVARAWARFEENLEQGDNRKSAAVSETTSRKGWSPLKTKTKRFIVSGVAAAAIFSSLAIPQVQVGANQFLSLFRVDQFEMVQLTQEDLEQVESWVSEHKAGEIDLKGLGKLERSVVDGELQQFQTIESAEQAGYAVPSFGEFGLSVIDVMPAQTMTFTLDVEKANQLLTQLEADEQFETVLDGKPFSVSIAETVKADYLSNGQYISYVRTESPEISVPEGTSIDQLRDTLLSLPFLPDNVKTQLANISDFETTLPVPVVDTEEAKVSEVEVNGAEGFTFVGTDESSIVWKQGEQLQMIMAETKMTEQQLMELATQVK from the coding sequence ATGACTTGTCATGATATCGGCACCTTACAAGCTTATTTGGATGGTGAGGTCAGTCGCGAGGAGAAAAAAAGAATCATGAAGCACCTGGAAAACTGCGCAATATGTCGTGGAGCCGTTAGTGAGTTGCAGCAGCTTCAAGCTTTTTATGAGAACAAATTGGACTTGGATGGTGAAGACATCGATGTGGCCAGGGCATGGGCGAGATTCGAAGAGAACTTGGAGCAGGGAGACAACCGTAAGTCAGCGGCAGTGAGTGAAACAACAAGCAGAAAGGGATGGAGTCCGTTGAAAACCAAGACCAAACGTTTCATCGTATCCGGCGTTGCAGCCGCCGCCATTTTCAGTTCGCTTGCCATTCCGCAAGTTCAAGTGGGGGCGAATCAATTTCTATCGCTGTTCCGTGTTGATCAATTCGAGATGGTGCAGTTGACACAGGAAGACTTGGAGCAAGTCGAGAGCTGGGTAAGTGAACACAAAGCGGGAGAAATTGATTTGAAAGGCCTAGGCAAGTTAGAACGATCGGTAGTGGATGGGGAGCTGCAGCAATTCCAGACGATTGAATCAGCTGAACAAGCAGGGTATGCCGTTCCGTCGTTCGGTGAATTCGGATTGTCCGTCATTGACGTGATGCCGGCACAGACGATGACGTTTACACTTGATGTCGAAAAAGCGAACCAGTTGCTCACACAGCTTGAAGCTGACGAACAGTTCGAGACGGTGCTGGACGGCAAGCCATTCTCGGTATCGATTGCTGAAACGGTGAAAGCGGATTACTTGTCGAATGGACAGTACATCTCCTATGTGCGTACAGAATCTCCGGAGATCAGTGTTCCAGAAGGCACCTCGATTGATCAGCTGCGTGATACCCTGCTGTCGCTTCCGTTTTTGCCTGATAATGTGAAGACACAGCTCGCGAATATTTCCGATTTTGAAACGACGCTTCCGGTTCCGGTTGTCGATACGGAAGAGGCGAAAGTGAGCGAAGTCGAAGTGAATGGTGCGGAAGGATTCACATTCGTGGGTACAGACGAATCTTCAATCGTTTGGAAACAAGGTGAGCAGCTGCAAATGATCATGGCGGAAACTAAGATGACCGAACAACAATTAATGGAACTGGCTACACAAGTGAAATGA
- a CDS encoding ABC transporter ATP-binding protein — translation MDVIRTNSLTKTYDGKGGISDISLSIGEGTIYGFLGPNGSGKSTFVRTLLGLLKPTSGEGFILGEPIGSIKSREQAGYLPELFRYPDWLTGKQLLERHAELCKIPVRQRKTRIEEVVELVGMSGREKGKIGGFSKGMAQRIGLACAILNDPKVIFLDEPTSALDPIGRKDVRDLMVYLRDQGKTVFLNSHLLHEVESVCDNVSIIHEGDMIAQGPWRELMQIEAQIEIITDYPEDIPWPAFVSHSRKLGQHGTRTTWNIQFGDELDIPRIIYYLSERRISVYEVRQITPHLEDVFLHWVNRKKENSYVGNH, via the coding sequence ATGGACGTTATCCGGACCAACTCATTGACTAAAACCTATGATGGAAAAGGCGGTATTTCAGATATTTCTCTGTCGATTGGAGAAGGAACGATTTACGGATTTTTAGGGCCGAATGGCTCCGGGAAAAGTACATTCGTCCGCACGCTTCTCGGTCTATTGAAGCCGACAAGCGGAGAAGGGTTTATCCTCGGTGAACCAATCGGGTCGATCAAATCACGTGAACAAGCAGGTTATTTGCCAGAGTTGTTCCGTTATCCTGACTGGCTGACGGGCAAACAATTGCTTGAGCGCCATGCGGAGTTGTGCAAAATCCCTGTGCGGCAGCGAAAAACACGCATTGAAGAAGTGGTGGAGCTGGTCGGGATGAGCGGCCGGGAAAAGGGCAAGATCGGCGGCTTTTCAAAAGGCATGGCTCAGCGCATCGGCCTGGCTTGTGCGATTCTCAACGATCCGAAAGTCATTTTCCTCGATGAACCAACGTCTGCACTCGATCCGATCGGACGTAAAGATGTGCGTGACCTCATGGTGTATTTGCGGGACCAAGGAAAAACCGTGTTCTTGAACAGCCACTTATTGCATGAAGTGGAGTCGGTGTGCGATAACGTATCGATCATCCACGAAGGCGATATGATCGCCCAAGGGCCTTGGCGAGAATTGATGCAAATCGAAGCGCAAATAGAGATCATAACGGATTATCCAGAAGACATCCCGTGGCCTGCGTTTGTATCGCACTCCCGGAAACTAGGCCAGCATGGAACGAGAACCACATGGAATATCCAGTTCGGTGATGAACTCGATATCCCGCGAATTATCTATTATTTGTCCGAACGCCGCATTTCGGTGTATGAAGTTCGGCAGATTACACCTCATTTGGAAGATGTCTTTTTGCATTGGGTAAACCGGAAAAAGGAGAACAGCTATGTGGGCAATCACTAA
- a CDS encoding bile acid:sodium symporter family protein: MKVLQSLSAIAGKYFAVWVILAALLAFFLPEAFVGFGAYITILLGVVMFGMGLTLKPVDFKIIAKSPLPVFVGVAAQFLVMPLAAFAIAYVLNLPPELAAGLVLLGCVPGGTASNVMVYLAKGNLALSVAMTSLSTLMAPIMTPLLLLLLAGQWLPVDPVSMFTSIIQVIILPIALGILIQRIFPAAVAKSISVVPLISVAAILIIVSAVTAANAQNVISSGFIVFLAVFLHNGFGLMLGYVIAMLMGLSETDRRAISLEVGMQNSGLGVALATAHFSPLAALPSVWGAIWHNISGPILATIWSKKPAAAPNKENPELAARVKPAVDSGSK; this comes from the coding sequence ATGAAAGTATTGCAATCATTAAGTGCCATCGCTGGAAAGTATTTTGCTGTGTGGGTCATCCTGGCTGCCTTGCTGGCGTTTTTCCTGCCTGAGGCGTTTGTCGGGTTCGGCGCTTATATCACGATCCTTCTCGGCGTCGTCATGTTCGGGATGGGATTAACGCTCAAACCGGTGGATTTCAAGATCATCGCCAAAAGCCCGCTGCCGGTATTTGTCGGTGTGGCCGCGCAGTTTCTCGTCATGCCGCTCGCGGCGTTTGCCATCGCGTATGTGTTGAATCTGCCTCCTGAACTTGCGGCAGGTCTCGTGCTGCTCGGCTGTGTGCCGGGCGGGACGGCATCGAACGTCATGGTGTATTTGGCAAAAGGCAATTTGGCTTTGTCGGTCGCTATGACGTCCTTGTCGACTTTGATGGCGCCGATCATGACGCCGCTGCTTTTGCTGTTGCTTGCAGGGCAATGGCTGCCGGTCGACCCTGTCTCGATGTTCACATCCATCATTCAAGTGATCATCCTGCCGATTGCCCTCGGGATCTTAATCCAGCGCATCTTCCCGGCAGCGGTCGCGAAAAGCATCTCGGTCGTGCCGCTCATTTCGGTGGCAGCGATTCTCATCATCGTCTCCGCTGTCACTGCAGCCAATGCGCAAAACGTCATCAGCTCCGGGTTCATCGTTTTCCTTGCGGTGTTCTTGCATAACGGCTTTGGTTTGATGCTCGGTTACGTGATCGCGATGCTTATGGGCCTCAGCGAAACAGACCGCCGCGCGATTTCACTCGAAGTCGGCATGCAGAACTCAGGGCTAGGTGTTGCTTTGGCCACCGCCCACTTCAGCCCGCTCGCAGCGCTGCCAAGCGTATGGGGCGCAATCTGGCACAATATCTCGGGTCCGATCTTAGCGACGATCTGGTCGAAAAAACCAGCTGCAGCGCCTAATAAGGAAAATCCGGAACTCGCCGCGCGGGTCAAACCGGCGGTAGATTCCGGATCCAAATAA
- a CDS encoding ABC transporter permease subunit gives MWAITKITIHEVISKRIFLFTVIMTVVFLSLYGTAIYFAGRETSNMGPGVMEGPEAVLMQQFVASQMLGAGLYFSSFIASLLAIMSSVSAISGEVASHQIDTWLMRPISRAQFVLGKFVGLTVLMMAYVIALFFSVIAIHQGIGVDWLALDLQPMQMVKAAGVFAIQPFVLIAFGILLSTRMTTLNAGIISIVLYGAAFIGGFIEQFGAVLEKTALVNVGIIMSLVYPVDSIYRKMTTLLFVTTDSPLAIAQGGLFTSISSPSNLLIGYAVFYGIIVLALAVYSFKNRDV, from the coding sequence ATGTGGGCAATCACTAAAATAACGATACACGAAGTTATTTCAAAGCGAATTTTCCTCTTCACGGTGATTATGACGGTTGTGTTCCTAAGCTTATATGGAACAGCAATCTACTTTGCAGGAAGGGAAACATCAAACATGGGCCCTGGGGTCATGGAAGGTCCGGAAGCGGTTCTGATGCAGCAGTTTGTGGCGTCTCAGATGCTCGGAGCAGGTCTCTATTTTTCATCATTCATCGCATCGCTGCTCGCGATTATGTCGAGCGTCAGTGCGATTTCTGGGGAAGTGGCGAGTCATCAGATTGATACATGGTTGATGCGCCCGATTTCCAGAGCGCAGTTTGTATTGGGAAAATTCGTCGGTTTGACGGTTTTAATGATGGCGTATGTCATTGCATTATTTTTCAGCGTCATTGCCATCCATCAAGGCATCGGAGTCGACTGGCTAGCATTGGACCTTCAACCGATGCAGATGGTTAAAGCGGCTGGGGTATTCGCCATACAGCCCTTTGTACTGATCGCATTCGGGATTTTATTAAGCACGAGAATGACAACCTTGAATGCAGGTATCATTTCCATCGTCCTTTATGGTGCTGCTTTTATCGGCGGTTTTATCGAACAATTCGGCGCGGTACTGGAAAAAACTGCGCTCGTCAACGTCGGCATTATAATGAGCCTTGTCTATCCGGTCGATTCCATTTATCGCAAAATGACCACGCTATTGTTCGTAACAACGGACAGCCCGCTTGCTATTGCACAAGGCGGCCTGTTCACCAGCATCTCAAGTCCGAGCAATTTACTCATCGGCTATGCGGTTTTTTACGGGATTATTGTATTGGCACTTGCGGTTTATAGCTTTAAAAATCGTGATGTATAA
- a CDS encoding RNA polymerase sigma factor SigX translates to MMEEAANLPEVPSNLSDEEEFQVLFKQYYPKVVWKVMIILKDRPLAEDVAQEVFVKLYHADRSAIDNLPGWLTKVAVNTAYNQVRTEKRHMARKQKQQAEERIWPRSVEEAYVKREELGEVQRTLMRLSEQDRDLLVMRFSGYSYEEIAENKGLEKSSIGALLARAKSRFKKMYAEEGTENQ, encoded by the coding sequence ATGATGGAGGAGGCGGCAAATTTGCCGGAAGTTCCCAGCAATCTGTCTGATGAAGAAGAGTTCCAGGTTTTATTCAAACAGTATTACCCGAAAGTCGTCTGGAAAGTGATGATCATCCTGAAAGACCGGCCCCTTGCAGAAGATGTCGCGCAGGAGGTATTCGTCAAGCTGTATCACGCGGACCGTTCGGCAATTGACAATTTACCGGGCTGGTTGACAAAAGTCGCGGTCAATACCGCTTACAATCAAGTGCGCACCGAAAAACGCCACATGGCCCGGAAACAAAAGCAACAAGCGGAGGAGCGAATATGGCCAAGGTCGGTTGAAGAGGCTTATGTGAAACGCGAGGAGCTGGGGGAAGTCCAGAGAACACTGATGCGTTTATCCGAACAGGATCGGGATTTATTGGTGATGCGGTTTTCAGGCTATAGCTACGAGGAAATTGCAGAAAATAAAGGTTTGGAAAAATCCTCGATAGGCGCGCTGCTGGCACGGGCGAAAAGCCGTTTCAAAAAAATGTATGCAGAGGAAGGGACAGAGAACCAATGA